The following are encoded in a window of Manihot esculenta cultivar AM560-2 chromosome 8, M.esculenta_v8, whole genome shotgun sequence genomic DNA:
- the LOC110621098 gene encoding uncharacterized protein LOC110621098 isoform X2, whose translation MGKVGVEEDQALPTSDDSSQQNAQRRSFGCCGCGFKGIFSLIGLRCVVVLLLSVALFLSAVFWLPPFLHFVDQGDLDLDPRFKDHDIVASFNVEKSSPFLEDNILQLEDDIFDEISFPSIKVVILSLEPSAGPNTTKVVFGVDADAKYSKLSSTTESLIRASFEFLVVNQSFHLTKPLFGDPFSFEVLKFPGGITIIPPQSAFLLQKAQIRFNFTLNFSIYQIQVNFAELTSQLKSGLHLAPYENLYISLSNSKGSTVAPPTTVQSSVVLAIGNTPSMRRLKQLAQTIAGHSRNLGLNNTVFGKVKQVRLSSILQHSLHGGEGSPSPSPAPLPHPQYHHHHHHHHHHHHHNTYMAPSISPAPATQNGAPAPLEHLPGSPKNSPAPHYSKAKPPGCQLGGNRRYPGSGRKRSHLTPTVPPNISPYISPASAEPHISRPALSPTPPPISRTIPASSPLPNVVFAHVQPPKAKSGEAHSDTLPPVSPLPSQSPLSCFAAVGWALSLSVAVVLHL comes from the exons ATGGGAAAAGTTGGTGTCGAAGAGGACCAGGCATTGCCTACTAGTGATGATAGTTCTCAGCAAAATGCGCAGAGGAGATCTTTTGGATGTTGTGGTTGTGGGTTTAAAGGAATTTTTAGCCTCATTGGGCTTAGATGTGTAGTGGTGCTTCTGTTGTCTGTGGCTTTGTTTCTCTCTGCTGTCTTCTGGCTACCTCCCTTTCTCCACTTTGTAGATCAGGGAGATCTGGATCTTGATCCCAGGTTTAAAg ATCATGATATAGTAGCAAGTTTCAATGTGGAGAAGTCATCTCCCTTTCTGGAAGACAATATCTTGCAGCTTGAGGATGACATTTTTGATGAAATAAGCTTTCCTAGCATCAAG GTGGTCATCTTGTCTCTAGAACCTTCAGCGGGACCAAACACAACAAAGGTTGTGTTTGGAGTTGATGCTGATGCAAAGTATTCAAAATTATCATCAACTACTGAAAGTCTAATCAGGGCCTCttttgagtttttggttgtaaaTCAATCATTCCACTTGACTAAACCCTTATTTGGTGATCCATTCTCTTTTGAGGTGCTAAAATTCCCTGGAGGAATCACTATAATTCCACCACAGAGTGCTTTTCTTCTGCAGAAAGCACAAATACGATTCAACTTCACTTTGAACTTTTCTATTTATCAAATACAAGTAAATTTTGCTGAACTAACAAGTCAGCTGAAGTCAGGCCTACATCTAGCGCCTTATGAG AACTTGTACATAAGTTTATCAAACTCCAAAGGTTCAACGGTGGCTCCTCCTACTACTGTTCAGTCATCCGTTGTGCTGGCCATTGGGAATACTCCCTCAATGCGAAGGTTAAAGCAACTAGCTCAAACTATAGCAGGTCATTCGAGGAACCTTGGCCTGAATAACACTGTTTTTGGTAAAGTTAAGCAAGTGCGTCTTTCATCTATCTTGCAACATTCACTTCATGGTGGCGAAGGCAGTCCCTCACCTTCTCCTGCTCCCCTCCCTCATCCTCAGTAccatcaccaccaccaccatcacCATCATCACCACCACCATAACACATATATGGCTCCTTCAATCTCACCTGCACCTGCCACTCAGAATGGTGCCCCTGCACCCCTTGAACATTTGCCTGGCTCGCCGAAAAATTCACCCGCTCCTCATTATAGTAAAGCAAAGCCTCCTGGTTGCCAACTTGGGGGTAATAGAAGGTATCCTGGGAGTGGCAGAAAGCGATCTCATTTAACCCCTACGGTTCCGCCAAATATTTCTCCTTACATTTCTCCTGCTTCAGCAGAACCTCACATCAGTCGCCCTGCATTATCACCAACACCGCCACCAATCTCCCGAACAATTCCTGCATCTAGTCCATTGCCAAATGTTGTTTTTGCTCATGTTCAGCCACCAAAGGCAAAATCAGGAGAAGCACATTCTGACACGTTGCCACCTGTTTCACCGTTACCATCACAATCACCACTGTCAT GTTTTGCTGCTGTTGGATGGGCACTTTCACTATCTGTAGCTGTTGTACTACATTTATaa
- the LOC110621098 gene encoding E3 ubiquitin-protein ligase arkadia-C isoform X3, which yields MPCKDHDIVASFNVEKSSPFLEDNILQLEDDIFDEISFPSIKVVILSLEPSAGPNTTKVVFGVDADAKYSKLSSTTESLIRASFEFLVVNQSFHLTKPLFGDPFSFEVLKFPGGITIIPPQSAFLLQKAQIRFNFTLNFSIYQIQVNFAELTSQLKSGLHLAPYENLYISLSNSKGSTVAPPTTVQSSVVLAIGNTPSMRRLKQLAQTIAGHSRNLGLNNTVFGKVKQVRLSSILQHSLHGGEGSPSPSPAPLPHPQYHHHHHHHHHHHHHNTYMAPSISPAPATQNGAPAPLEHLPGSPKNSPAPHYSKAKPPGCQLGGNRRYPGSGRKRSHLTPTVPPNISPYISPASAEPHISRPALSPTPPPISRTIPASSPLPNVVFAHVQPPKAKSGEAHSDTLPPVSPLPSQSPLSSSAGFAAVGWALSLSVAVVLHL from the exons ATGCCATGTAAGG ATCATGATATAGTAGCAAGTTTCAATGTGGAGAAGTCATCTCCCTTTCTGGAAGACAATATCTTGCAGCTTGAGGATGACATTTTTGATGAAATAAGCTTTCCTAGCATCAAG GTGGTCATCTTGTCTCTAGAACCTTCAGCGGGACCAAACACAACAAAGGTTGTGTTTGGAGTTGATGCTGATGCAAAGTATTCAAAATTATCATCAACTACTGAAAGTCTAATCAGGGCCTCttttgagtttttggttgtaaaTCAATCATTCCACTTGACTAAACCCTTATTTGGTGATCCATTCTCTTTTGAGGTGCTAAAATTCCCTGGAGGAATCACTATAATTCCACCACAGAGTGCTTTTCTTCTGCAGAAAGCACAAATACGATTCAACTTCACTTTGAACTTTTCTATTTATCAAATACAAGTAAATTTTGCTGAACTAACAAGTCAGCTGAAGTCAGGCCTACATCTAGCGCCTTATGAG AACTTGTACATAAGTTTATCAAACTCCAAAGGTTCAACGGTGGCTCCTCCTACTACTGTTCAGTCATCCGTTGTGCTGGCCATTGGGAATACTCCCTCAATGCGAAGGTTAAAGCAACTAGCTCAAACTATAGCAGGTCATTCGAGGAACCTTGGCCTGAATAACACTGTTTTTGGTAAAGTTAAGCAAGTGCGTCTTTCATCTATCTTGCAACATTCACTTCATGGTGGCGAAGGCAGTCCCTCACCTTCTCCTGCTCCCCTCCCTCATCCTCAGTAccatcaccaccaccaccatcacCATCATCACCACCACCATAACACATATATGGCTCCTTCAATCTCACCTGCACCTGCCACTCAGAATGGTGCCCCTGCACCCCTTGAACATTTGCCTGGCTCGCCGAAAAATTCACCCGCTCCTCATTATAGTAAAGCAAAGCCTCCTGGTTGCCAACTTGGGGGTAATAGAAGGTATCCTGGGAGTGGCAGAAAGCGATCTCATTTAACCCCTACGGTTCCGCCAAATATTTCTCCTTACATTTCTCCTGCTTCAGCAGAACCTCACATCAGTCGCCCTGCATTATCACCAACACCGCCACCAATCTCCCGAACAATTCCTGCATCTAGTCCATTGCCAAATGTTGTTTTTGCTCATGTTCAGCCACCAAAGGCAAAATCAGGAGAAGCACATTCTGACACGTTGCCACCTGTTTCACCGTTACCATCACAATCACCACTGTCAT CTTCTGCAGGTTTTGCTGCTGTTGGATGGGCACTTTCACTATCTGTAGCTGTTGTACTACATTTATaa
- the LOC110621098 gene encoding uncharacterized protein LOC110621098 isoform X1: MGKVGVEEDQALPTSDDSSQQNAQRRSFGCCGCGFKGIFSLIGLRCVVVLLLSVALFLSAVFWLPPFLHFVDQGDLDLDPRFKDHDIVASFNVEKSSPFLEDNILQLEDDIFDEISFPSIKVVILSLEPSAGPNTTKVVFGVDADAKYSKLSSTTESLIRASFEFLVVNQSFHLTKPLFGDPFSFEVLKFPGGITIIPPQSAFLLQKAQIRFNFTLNFSIYQIQVNFAELTSQLKSGLHLAPYENLYISLSNSKGSTVAPPTTVQSSVVLAIGNTPSMRRLKQLAQTIAGHSRNLGLNNTVFGKVKQVRLSSILQHSLHGGEGSPSPSPAPLPHPQYHHHHHHHHHHHHHNTYMAPSISPAPATQNGAPAPLEHLPGSPKNSPAPHYSKAKPPGCQLGGNRRYPGSGRKRSHLTPTVPPNISPYISPASAEPHISRPALSPTPPPISRTIPASSPLPNVVFAHVQPPKAKSGEAHSDTLPPVSPLPSQSPLSSSAGFAAVGWALSLSVAVVLHL, from the exons ATGGGAAAAGTTGGTGTCGAAGAGGACCAGGCATTGCCTACTAGTGATGATAGTTCTCAGCAAAATGCGCAGAGGAGATCTTTTGGATGTTGTGGTTGTGGGTTTAAAGGAATTTTTAGCCTCATTGGGCTTAGATGTGTAGTGGTGCTTCTGTTGTCTGTGGCTTTGTTTCTCTCTGCTGTCTTCTGGCTACCTCCCTTTCTCCACTTTGTAGATCAGGGAGATCTGGATCTTGATCCCAGGTTTAAAg ATCATGATATAGTAGCAAGTTTCAATGTGGAGAAGTCATCTCCCTTTCTGGAAGACAATATCTTGCAGCTTGAGGATGACATTTTTGATGAAATAAGCTTTCCTAGCATCAAG GTGGTCATCTTGTCTCTAGAACCTTCAGCGGGACCAAACACAACAAAGGTTGTGTTTGGAGTTGATGCTGATGCAAAGTATTCAAAATTATCATCAACTACTGAAAGTCTAATCAGGGCCTCttttgagtttttggttgtaaaTCAATCATTCCACTTGACTAAACCCTTATTTGGTGATCCATTCTCTTTTGAGGTGCTAAAATTCCCTGGAGGAATCACTATAATTCCACCACAGAGTGCTTTTCTTCTGCAGAAAGCACAAATACGATTCAACTTCACTTTGAACTTTTCTATTTATCAAATACAAGTAAATTTTGCTGAACTAACAAGTCAGCTGAAGTCAGGCCTACATCTAGCGCCTTATGAG AACTTGTACATAAGTTTATCAAACTCCAAAGGTTCAACGGTGGCTCCTCCTACTACTGTTCAGTCATCCGTTGTGCTGGCCATTGGGAATACTCCCTCAATGCGAAGGTTAAAGCAACTAGCTCAAACTATAGCAGGTCATTCGAGGAACCTTGGCCTGAATAACACTGTTTTTGGTAAAGTTAAGCAAGTGCGTCTTTCATCTATCTTGCAACATTCACTTCATGGTGGCGAAGGCAGTCCCTCACCTTCTCCTGCTCCCCTCCCTCATCCTCAGTAccatcaccaccaccaccatcacCATCATCACCACCACCATAACACATATATGGCTCCTTCAATCTCACCTGCACCTGCCACTCAGAATGGTGCCCCTGCACCCCTTGAACATTTGCCTGGCTCGCCGAAAAATTCACCCGCTCCTCATTATAGTAAAGCAAAGCCTCCTGGTTGCCAACTTGGGGGTAATAGAAGGTATCCTGGGAGTGGCAGAAAGCGATCTCATTTAACCCCTACGGTTCCGCCAAATATTTCTCCTTACATTTCTCCTGCTTCAGCAGAACCTCACATCAGTCGCCCTGCATTATCACCAACACCGCCACCAATCTCCCGAACAATTCCTGCATCTAGTCCATTGCCAAATGTTGTTTTTGCTCATGTTCAGCCACCAAAGGCAAAATCAGGAGAAGCACATTCTGACACGTTGCCACCTGTTTCACCGTTACCATCACAATCACCACTGTCAT CTTCTGCAGGTTTTGCTGCTGTTGGATGGGCACTTTCACTATCTGTAGCTGTTGTACTACATTTATaa